The Tenrec ecaudatus isolate mTenEca1 chromosome 4, mTenEca1.hap1, whole genome shotgun sequence region CATCATCCAGCTCCTCCGTCGCCCATCTCTGATTCAGTGTCAGCTGGGAGACCTCAACTCCATCCACCCAGCTCCCTCTTGGGTGGTGACCCTCAGCACACAGTAGTGAAGGGTGCCTGGGGAAAAAACTCCGCGCCACCCAGGGGGAGGCTCATTTGCAAAACCAACTCAGCTGAGGTTGCCTGCTTAAAACTCCATGGAATCTTGAGTTTCCAGAGCGTCCTCCGGGTCTAAGCGGTCCCCCGCCATCATTGCCTGCAAGTTCCCGGTAAACCCGGAGTTTTTCATCGCCTTGTGGGCATCCATGAACTTCTGGAGGTATTTGGACGTGTACAGCCAGTGGTGCTTCAGGACATCTTCCAGCTCGTAGCACTTGGACTGGCGGGCATTCATTTTCCGGAAACGCCGGAACAGTTTGTTCCCGGACTCGTTGCCTTCGCTGGCCCACGCCCCGATGGAGCCATCCCTCTCGATGATTTCGGGCACGTGGGCCAGCGTCTTGTGAAAATAGTTGGTGATCTTGCCCTCGTAGCGATACTTGAACTTGGTCGAGAGGAGCTCGGCAAAGCGCTGCGAGTTGAAACTGTACTGGCACAGCGACTCCGGGCACTCCTGCGCGGGGCACGAGGAGCGCCACACGGGCTTCATCTTCAGGTAGAGCTCCATCAGCTCCCGCAGGGCCTCGTGCCTCTCCTCGCAGGGAATCAGCTCGCACACGGCGTCCACCGTCTCGCGGGTCATGAGCTTGCGCGCGAAGTTGCCGTTCATTCTCATGATGGGCTTCAGCTTCAGCTTCTTGCGGAGATGCTTGTCCAGGGCGACCTGCCAGCGTTTCCGCTCTTCCTTGGACGCGTCGGGGTTCTTGTACACCTCGCCGATCTCCAACTGGAAGATCTTGTAGAACTCGGCGGCGTTGCCAATGTCGCAGTGGAGGGCGTCGATGGAGGGCACCGTCTCCATGAACGGTTTGGCGGACACGCCTTTCACCCGATCCCGCAGCTCTTCCGCGGACTCGTGGTAGGGGTTGGAGCGCCAGACCTCGTAGCGCTCCAGGTTCTCGGCGTGGCTCCGGGTGATGGAGTGCAGGACCAGATTCTGGGAGGCCTCCAGGCGGGTGGCATCACACAGGGTACAGATGTAGACAGAGCCAGAAGCTTCCAGGCCTTCCACTTCCCGGACGAGTTTTTCGTCGTAGCCAGTGCCCCGAAAGATGAACTTGAAATTCCTGAGGATGCCGCCCATCTCGAGCATCAGGGCGCTGCTCTTCATGGCCTCCCGCTCGGCTATGAGTGGGCTCAGGATGGCAGTCAGGGTCTCGTGGTCGGACTCGTCGGCCAGCATGAGACACAAGGGCTTGCAGCACAGCTCCGAGTTGGGCTTCGCCTCCTCGAACACCTTCACGGTCCGCGCGCCCTGCGCTATCGTAATGTTCATGATGGTGAACGAGAAACGAACTGCCTTTTCCGGAACGGCCGGCCCGCTCCCGTGCTTTTCGCTCACATCGCCCATGCCGTCGCAAGACTCCTTCACCACCACGGTGAAGGGGCCGCTCAGGTAGTCGTCAAGGTCTTGGCATTtcatgccttgcaagatgtcttcTTCCATGTCCATCAGAGCAGACACCAACGCCGAGTCGTAGCGGAACCTCTTGGCAATCGTGTCCACTGGGTAATCGTCCACAGAGGAGGCCAGTCCCGACAGCCCATCCATAATGCCGACGTCCGTGCTGGAAGACACGTTCTTCAGAGATGGCTGCCACTCAAAGGGGTGGTAGCCTGGCAGAAGGGCCTTCTCGGCATTCCGAAGGGCATGAAGAGGCTGGAAAATCTGCCTGCCTGTGATGGCTTTCACGGTCCTGTACATCTTGTGGTACTGGCTGCAGCTAAGAAAGGTATTGACACGGATGGCCAAGCAGACGGCTGGCTGCAGGCCAGACCCTCGGCCCTGCATGAGGGCCTCTAGCTCATCTGCCTGCCTGTGCTCATTCCTGGCCCTCAGGGCCAGCAGGAACAAGGTCAGGCACACAGACTTCACATCGCCACCTTCCTCCTTGTCAGCAAACGCCTTGACCTGAAGCTTGAGTTCCCTCAGTCGATGCTTCTGAGCCCTGCGGGTGAGAGACAGGAGATGCTGGCGAGGGCGGCCCCCTTTGTTAATGTGCACGAGAGTCTCTTTGGATTCCTTGTGGCTTGAAACATGATGGTTATACTTTTCTAAGCTGACCTCCTCACTGCAGTCTTGTGCCGGACATTTCACCATCAGGGAGTTTAAGACGCTCAGAAAGGACTTGACCGGACTCTCCAGGTCCGTGGGGAAACAAGGATACTTGCAAGAAGGACAGTGGCTGCCCATGATCTTGAGGCATCTGAGAATGCAGATCCTGCAAAACACATGCTGACAGCTGGTCTCCACGGGGTCGGCCAGAAGGTGCTCACAAATCTGGCAGGAGAAGGATTTCACAAAGTTCACGGGGTAGTCCACGGCGAGGAGCTTGGGGCTCAGGTGGATCTTACTGCagttggcaatcttcttcaggacTTCCTTGTTACGGACCCTTGCCTGTGCTCTTCTCTGGCACTGACAGGCTCGCCTCCCCTGGTCAGCCACCATTTTGAGCTTTTT contains the following coding sequences:
- the RAG1 gene encoding V(D)J recombination-activating protein 1, with amino-acid sequence MAVSLGLSSAPEEIQHPQIKFSEWKFKLFRVRSFEKAPKEAQSEKDSSEGRPSLEKSPTVLDKAEGQKPVLSTPAPKPHPKFVKNSGGHGKTRDKAIHQANLQHLCRICGSAFKTVGHNRRYPVHGPVDGKTQDLLRKKEKRVTSWPDLIAKVFRMDVKADTDSIHPTEFCHNCWRLMYRKLSHGPCDVTFSRHATMEWHPHTPACDICQAARLGLKRKSRQPNQPLSKKLKMVADQGRRACQCQRRAQARVRNKEVLKKIANCSKIHLSPKLLAVDYPVNFVKSFSCQICEHLLADPVETSCQHVFCRICILRCLKIMGSHCPSCKYPCFPTDLESPVKSFLSVLNSLMVKCPAQDCSEEVSLEKYNHHVSSHKESKETLVHINKGGRPRQHLLSLTRRAQKHRLRELKLQVKAFADKEEGGDVKSVCLTLFLLALRARNEHRQADELEALMQGRGSGLQPAVCLAIRVNTFLSCSQYHKMYRTVKAITGRQIFQPLHALRNAEKALLPGYHPFEWQPSLKNVSSSTDVGIMDGLSGLASSVDDYPVDTIAKRFRYDSALVSALMDMEEDILQGMKCQDLDDYLSGPFTVVVKESCDGMGDVSEKHGSGPAVPEKAVRFSFTIMNITIAQGARTVKVFEEAKPNSELCCKPLCLMLADESDHETLTAILSPLIAEREAMKSSALMLEMGGILRNFKFIFRGTGYDEKLVREVEGLEASGSVYICTLCDATRLEASQNLVLHSITRSHAENLERYEVWRSNPYHESAEELRDRVKGVSAKPFMETVPSIDALHCDIGNAAEFYKIFQLEIGEVYKNPDASKEERKRWQVALDKHLRKKLKLKPIMRMNGNFARKLMTRETVDAVCELIPCEERHEALRELMELYLKMKPVWRSSCPAQECPESLCQYSFNSQRFAELLSTKFKYRYEGKITNYFHKTLAHVPEIIERDGSIGAWASEGNESGNKLFRRFRKMNARQSKCYELEDVLKHHWLYTSKYLQKFMDAHKAMKNSGFTGNLQAMMAGDRLDPEDALETQDSMEF